The Helianthus annuus cultivar XRQ/B chromosome 16, HanXRQr2.0-SUNRISE, whole genome shotgun sequence genome includes a window with the following:
- the LOC110915533 gene encoding uncharacterized protein LOC110915533: MDQGYKHFSHLHNLVMHQIPEGTEVSCSGCHSSANGTVYVCWQCNFFLHDQCYRATRSLKHPSHPLHSLTLVPYPTYPSNSFYCDSCRIKGTGFSYSCADCEFDLHVQCAYSISGATSWNGVHNSNMANNVPFVSVPDSHSIPFTHAHNIHSNLNDHAYVNSIPPSYPSSIPTTQNPPISHVKYHSNPHDHTYVNSIPPGRQNSIPTAPNPSISTPTSSIIHFSHPHNLSIVNLNKENKVVCSGCEDNLIGKGFSCSEPNCNFHLHEPCFHLKNEIQHKSHPGHPLKLLPFSPYNNKNREFACSACFGNGRGFTYHCSVCEFDLHVQCVSLPETVKRADHEHALKLFYSCPVKGEEFTVSCDVCQGAIQKDRWAYYCESCDFETHLGCVKGEKRQRDSVMDTQVQLQRLQLEMQMNQQLAQMIAGMGASIASLAP, encoded by the coding sequence ATGGATCAAGGGTACAAGCATTTCAGTCACTTGCACAATCTAGTCATGCACCAAATACCAGAAGGCACCGAAGTCTCGTGCTCCGGTTGCCATTCTTCTGCCAATGGAACCGTATACGTTTGCTGGCAGTGCAACTTCTTCCTGCACGATCAATGCTACCGAGCCACTCGGTCCCTGAAACACCCGTCACACCCTCTTCATTCCCTCACTTTGGTTCCTTACCCAACCTACCCCTCTAATTCCTTTTACTGCGATTCCTGTCGAATCAAGGGAACCGGCTTCTCCTATTCATGCGCTGACTGCGAATTCGACCTTCATGTCCAATGCGCGTATTCCATTTCCGGAGCTACAAGTTGGAATGGAGTGCACAATTCCAACATGGCTAATAATGTCCCCTTTGTTTCTGTTCCTGATAGTCATTCAATTCCATTCACCCATGCCCACAATATTCATTCTAATCTTAATGATCATGCTTATGTTAATTCCATTCCACCTAGCTACCCGAGTTCAATTCCTACTACCCAAAACCCACCCATTTCACATGTGAAATATCATTCAAATCCTCATGATCATACTTATGTTAATTCCATTCCGCCTGGCCGCCAGAATTCAATTCCTACGGCCCCAAATCCATCCATTTCTACACCCACAAGCTCAATAATCCATTTCAGCCACCCCCACAATTTATCTATAGTaaatttaaataaagaaaataaggTTGTTTGCTCTGGATGTGAAGATAATCTAATTGGCAAGGGCTTTTCATGTTCGGAACCAAATTGCAACTTTCATCTTCATGAACCATGCTTTCATTTGAAAAATGAAATCCAGCACAAGTCACACCCGGGACACCCTCTAAAGCTCCTCCCATTCTCGCCTTACAATAATAAAAACCGCGAATTTGCTTGTAGTGCATGTTTTGGTAACGGTAGAGGTTTTACCTATCACTGTTCTGTTTGTGAATTTGATCTGCACGTTCAATGTGTAAGCTTGCCTGAAACAGTGAAACGGGCCGATCATGAGCATGCGCTTAAATTGTTCTACTCGTGTCCGGTGAAAGGTGAAGAGTTTACGGTTTCATGTGATGTTTGTCAAGGAGCTATCCAAAAGGATCGTTGGGCGTACTACTGTGAGTCTTGCGATTTCGAAACGCATTTGGGTTGTGTGAAGGGTGAAAAACGCCAAAGGGATAGCGTTATGGATACTCAAGTGCAGCTCCAGAGGCTTCAGCTGGAAATGCAAATGAATCAACAGCTTGCTCAGATGATAGCTGGTATGGGTGCGAGCATCGCTAGCTTGGCGCCATGA
- the LOC110915535 gene encoding SH3 domain-containing protein C23A1.17-like, with protein MDQGFKHFSHLHNLIMHHMPEGVEVSCSGCHSSATATVYVCWQCNFFLHEQCYRATRSLKHPSHPPHPLTLVPYPTYHSNSFYCNSCNIVGTGFSYSCADCEFDLHVQCAYSISGATSLKNAHPFQELVPQGWNGVQNSSIDHHVPFASVPESSPIPFASAQNHYMPLNTVSGHDLACGFVPPHNQNLTTTSQDPFMAHNLASVSIPTNFQNPLDNGQYSSVDQTGPSVSIPPNYPPTTISSSHDPVLPQDRPSVSIPASSHDRISSAQHPSMAQTGPSVSFPTNYPPNAIPSSQDPSMPQDDPSVSIPMGSQNRISGVQYPSIAQIGPSVSIPTDYPCWLQAPINTH; from the coding sequence ATGGATCAAGGGTTCAAGCATTTCAGCCACTTGCACAACCTGATCATGCACCACATGCCAGAAGGCGTCGAAGTCTCATGCTCCGGTTGCCACTCTTCCGCCACCGCAACCGTATACGTTTGCTGGCAATGCaacttcttcctgcacgaacaatgCTACCGAGCCACTCGGTCCCTGAAACACCCATCTCACCCTCCTCATCCCCTCACTTTGGTTCCTTACCCGACTTACCACTCTAATTCCTTTTACTGCAATTCTTGTAATATCGTCGGAACCGGTTTCTCCTATTCCTGTGCTGATTGTGAATTCGACCTTCATGTCCAATGCGCTTATTCCATTTCCGGAGCTACAAGTTTAAAAAATGCACACCCGTTTCAAGAACTTGTTCCACAAGGTTGGAATGGAGTACAAAATTCTAGCATTGATCACCATGTCCCGTTTGCTTCTGTTCCTGAAAGTTCTCCAATTCCATTCGCTAGTGCCCAGAATCATTACATGCCTCTAAATACCGTTTCTGGTCATGATCTAGCATGTGGTTTCGTTCCACCGCATAATCAGAATTTAACTACTACTTCCCAGGATCCATTCATGGCTCATAATCTAGCTTCTGTTTCGATTCCCACGAATTTTCAGAACCCGCTTGATAATGGTCAATATTCTTCCGTGGATCAGACTGGACCTTCTGTTTCTATTCCCCCTAATTATCCGCCAACTACGATTTCTAGCAGTCATGATCCTGTACTGCCTCAAGACCGGCCTTCTGTTTCCATTCCAGCGAGTTCTCATGATCGGATTTCTAGTGCCCAGCATCCTTCCATGGCTCAAACCGGACCTTCTGTTTCGTTTCCCACTAACTATCCGCCAAATGCGATTCCTAGCAGTCAAGATCCTTCAATGCCTCAAGACGACCCTTCTGTTTCCATTCCAATGGGTTCTCAGAATCGGATTTCTGGTGTCCAGTATCCTTCCATCGCTCAAATTGGACCTTCTGTTTCTATTCCCACTGACTATCCATGTTGGTTACAGGCCCCAATAAACACACACTGA
- the LOC110915537 gene encoding uncharacterized protein LOC110915537, translating to MSQNRPVSIPTSSHNSSAQYPSVAQNGPSVSIPTNPSESISSSHDHSTPQNGPKDKEVMHFSHPHKLSRVNLQEDEENEVICSGCEDTLVGNGYKCVEPDCDFHLHESCFHLKREIIHKSHPEHPLTLLPLAPYDNKDGEFTCNACCSDGTGFTYHCSICTYDLHITCVSLAERVKRADHKHELKLFYSCPVKDEDFYCDVCHGEVQKDRWMYYCEPCQYGTHLGCWDCEECERDSLLDTQAHLLDTQAQLQRLQLQMQISRQSAQFIASCAASLASLV from the coding sequence ATGTCTCAAAACAGACCTGTTTCCATTCCAACAAGTTCCCACAATTCTAGTGCTCAATATCCTTCTGTGGCACAAAATGGACCTTCTGTTTCTATTCCCACTAATCCATCAGAGTCGATCTCTAGCTCTCATGATCATTCAACGCCTCAAAATGGACCGAAAGATAAAGAAGTAATGCATTTCAGCCACCCCCACAAATTGTCTAGAGTCAACTTacaagaagatgaagaaaatgagGTTATTTGTTCAGGATGTGAAGACACACTGGTTGGCAACGGCTATAAATGTGTTGAACCAGATTGCGACTTTCATCTTCACGAATCATGCTTTCATTTAAAAAGAGAGATCATTCACAAGTCACATCCGGAACACCCTCTAACCCTCCTCCCGTTAGCGCCTTACGACAATAAAGATGGTGAATTTACTTGCAATGCATGTTGTAGTGATGGTACAGGTTTTACCTATCACTGTTCTATTTGTACATATGATCTGCACATCACATGTGTAAGCTTAGCTGAAAGAGTAAAGCGGGCCGATCACAAGCATGAGCTTAAGTTATTTTATTCGTGTCCGGTGAAAGATGAAGACTTCTACTGTGATGTTTGTCATGGGGAAGTCCAGAAGGACCGTTGGATGTACTACTGTGAACCATGTCAATATGGCACACATTTGGGTTGTTGGGATTGTGAAGAGTGTGAAAGAGATAGCCTTCTTGACACACAAGCCCATCTTCTTGACACACAAGCCCAACTCCAAAGGCTTCAGTTGCAAATGCAAATATCTCGACAGAGTGCCCAGTTTATAGCTAGTTGTGCTGCGAGCCTGGCTAGTTTGGTTTAG
- the LOC110915536 gene encoding uncharacterized protein LOC110915536, with protein sequence MDQGFKHFSHLHNLIMHQMPQGIEVSCSACHSSATGIVYVCWQCNFFLHDQCYRATRSLKHPSHPTHPLTLVPCPTYPSNSFYCNSCQSIGTGFSYSCADCEFDLHVQCAYSISGATSLKNAHQFQELVPQGWNGVRYSNMDHHVPFASDPLMPQNRPPVSIPTSSHNSSAEYPSVAQTGPSIPIPTDYPQNPIPSAQDPSRTQNKPVSIPTSSDNSTAQDPSMAQSYSILDAQAELQRLQLQNRLAQQQLQLAKQSAKFMASCGASLASLA encoded by the coding sequence ATGGATCAAGGGTTCAAGCATTTCAGTCACTTGCACAACCTGATCATGCACCAGATGCCCCAAGGCATCGAAGTCTCGTGCTCTGCTTGCCATTCTTCTGCCACCGGAATCGTATACGTTTGCTGGCAATGCAACTTCTTTCTGCATGACCAATGCTACCGAGCCACTCGGTCCCTGAAACACCCGTCTCACCCTACTCATCCCCTCACTTTGGTTCCTTGCCCAACTTACCCCTCTAATTCCTTTTACTGCAATTCCTGTCAGAGCATCGGAACCGGCTTTTCCTATTCCTGTGCTGATTGTGAATTCGACCTTCATGTCCAATGCGCTTATTCCATTTCCGGAGCTACGAGTTTGAAGAACGCTCATCAGTTTCAAGAACTCGTTCCACAAGGATGGAATGGAGTACGGTATTCCAACATGGATCACCATGTCCCATTTGCTTCTGATCCTTTGATGCCTCAAAACCGGCCTCCTGTTTCCATTCCAACAAGTTCCCACAATTCTAGTGCTGAATATCCATCTGTGGCACAAACTGGACCTTCTATTCCTATTCCCACTGATTATCCACAGAATCCAATTCCTTCCGCCCAAGATCCTTCAAGAACTCAAAACAAACCTGTTTCCATTCCAACAAGTTCCGACAATTCTACTGCTCAAGATCCTTCCATGGCACAAAGTTATAGCATTCTTGACGCACAAGCCGAACTCCAAAGGCTTCAGTTACAAAATCGACTGGCTCAACAACAACTGCAATTGGCTAAACAGAGTGCCAAGTTTATGGCTAGTTGTGGTGCCAGCCTGGCTAGCTTGGCTTAG